The following are encoded in a window of Desulfolucanica intricata genomic DNA:
- a CDS encoding DUF3794 domain-containing protein — MRWEQYKYLVGEKTLPIFLLSKTIVFCPPLSEIYQEKDEIKIVECLMCSNKVIFSGILQKCILYLPGKLNNENLEAGIVRFVELEIPFTRYVQIPGLKSEDNCLVDAVITDCNILVPIIKDNNGNIITARQRVIIEVKVKITRNKRRINNFFITS, encoded by the coding sequence TTGAGATGGGAACAATATAAATATTTAGTAGGAGAAAAAACTCTTCCAATCTTTTTACTAAGTAAAACAATTGTTTTTTGTCCACCACTGTCCGAAATATATCAAGAAAAAGATGAAATAAAAATTGTGGAGTGTTTAATGTGTTCCAATAAGGTAATTTTTAGCGGAATACTGCAAAAGTGTATTTTGTATTTACCTGGAAAATTAAATAATGAAAATTTAGAGGCCGGTATTGTTCGCTTTGTAGAACTGGAAATCCCCTTCACAAGATATGTCCAAATTCCCGGTTTAAAATCCGAAGACAATTGTTTGGTAGACGCAGTAATAACTGATTGTAACATCCTGGTTCCAATTATTAAAGATAATAACGGAAATATAATAACGGCCCGGCAAAGAGTGATTATTGAGGTAAAAGTTAAGATAACCAGGAACAAACGTAGAATTAATAATTTTTTTATTACATCCTAA
- a CDS encoding DUF3794 domain-containing protein, translated as MMSQVLDKLIGEKTTQILVVSDELTFNPALSRVVEEKIDVEITDCFVCTDKVIFNGIVRKCILYCPPFVEPNGDTGVNQNNNAVLLLQTEIEFPGFIAVNGAKRGDKCVIKAEVGDCRFLSPITEDEEGNILTAVEKLIVDVCVKVIREDC; from the coding sequence ATGATGAGTCAGGTTTTAGATAAGTTAATTGGCGAAAAAACAACTCAAATACTGGTAGTAAGTGACGAATTAACTTTCAATCCCGCGTTAAGCAGGGTTGTAGAAGAAAAAATAGATGTAGAAATAACTGATTGTTTTGTTTGTACCGACAAAGTGATATTTAACGGTATTGTAAGAAAATGCATCCTGTACTGCCCGCCTTTTGTTGAGCCAAATGGTGACACGGGTGTAAATCAAAATAATAATGCAGTTCTTCTTTTACAAACGGAAATTGAATTTCCGGGATTTATTGCAGTAAACGGTGCAAAACGCGGAGATAAATGTGTTATAAAAGCTGAAGTAGGTGATTGCAGATTCCTTTCCCCTATAACTGAAGATGAAGAGGGAAATATCCTAACTGCAGTGGAAAAATTAATTGTTGACGTATGCGTAAAGGTTATCAGAGAAGATTGCTAA
- a CDS encoding DEAD/DEAH box helicase, with translation MLKELDRKLIINVREIPPREARYADFPKGLHNALIIGLNKKGIKKLYSHQAESMEHVLAGRNLIITTGTSSGKSLVYILPILNLILNNSLCTALYLSPAKALSQNQYQSIREFCETINWPGSPPIISVCDGDTPWGERKGILNQSNIVFSTPDFWHSTGMPGHAHWNILFRNLQYVIIDEAHMYRGSLGNHVSHVLRRLRRICAYYKSFPQFILCSATIANAEEFARNLTGLDFILIDKEGSYTAKKSFVFMNPPEYRDKVTNQLKRRLTHYEAVRIMGTYVRAGRRVINFGRSKQVVESTYRKLVETYPDISQKVRPYKGTLTPEMRRNIEEKLFNGVLKGIVSTNALELGVDIGDLDVCIMSGFPGSISSVWQQVGRVGRRGKESLALLIAGDDPLDQFLVKKPDYFFARPCEKAVVNPQNLSFLTEHLLMAARELPISILDREYWGKSLDKAVVLLRDNRLFKMQMVHGQKTYLLNRRVPVFSLRGDSPTYIIRTEMGKVIGRTTYDDVLVQHYPGAVFLQMGKQYRVKRINVDSKEIVVEECSYSWQNKRTRPTVRVDVSIKQVEEARAVKAFSIATGILCIERRTVSFSIYESRAGRGEKKVAVQPVSLPSIDLETVGIWVKIPNKLVERLGKNLLEQALHGVEHLLRVVLPWKVMCERSDIGAHLAINFEDGAALFLYDIYPGGVGYCEAAFEIIEDILNDALNIIESCSCKSGCPSCIHIPQCEQRNADLDKEAARDLLLLMLGRGTKKETSFVQRTIAAAGNVFDRAGLRLAARRREKEKLHKTERLKKL, from the coding sequence ATGTTAAAGGAACTTGACCGGAAATTAATTATAAATGTGCGGGAAATACCCCCCAGAGAAGCCCGATACGCTGATTTTCCTAAGGGATTACATAATGCCTTAATTATAGGGTTAAATAAAAAAGGAATTAAGAAACTGTATTCACACCAAGCTGAGTCAATGGAACATGTATTAGCCGGTAGGAATTTAATAATAACTACCGGTACCTCCAGCGGTAAGTCATTAGTATATATTCTGCCGATTCTTAACTTAATATTAAATAACTCGCTTTGTACCGCCCTTTACTTGTCTCCGGCTAAGGCACTTAGTCAAAACCAGTATCAAAGTATTCGGGAATTTTGTGAAACTATTAACTGGCCGGGCAGCCCTCCGATTATCTCAGTATGTGATGGTGATACGCCCTGGGGAGAGCGAAAAGGGATATTAAACCAATCTAATATTGTTTTTTCCACACCCGATTTCTGGCACAGTACCGGGATGCCCGGTCATGCTCACTGGAATATTCTTTTTAGAAACTTACAGTATGTAATTATTGATGAGGCTCATATGTACCGGGGTTCACTGGGTAATCATGTTAGCCACGTGCTGCGCAGGCTCAGGAGAATATGTGCCTACTATAAATCTTTCCCTCAATTTATCCTGTGCTCAGCAACAATTGCCAATGCTGAAGAGTTTGCCCGGAATTTAACCGGGCTGGATTTTATCTTGATAGACAAAGAAGGTTCATATACAGCTAAAAAAAGCTTCGTATTCATGAATCCACCGGAATACCGGGACAAGGTTACTAATCAATTGAAGCGTAGGCTGACTCACTATGAAGCAGTCAGAATTATGGGGACTTATGTCCGGGCTGGCAGGCGGGTAATAAATTTCGGGCGTTCCAAGCAGGTGGTAGAGTCCACCTATCGCAAGCTGGTTGAAACATACCCCGATATATCGCAAAAAGTTCGACCATATAAGGGAACTTTGACTCCGGAGATGCGCCGGAATATTGAAGAGAAGTTATTTAACGGGGTGCTTAAAGGAATTGTCAGCACAAATGCCCTGGAGCTCGGTGTGGATATTGGTGATCTGGATGTTTGTATCATGAGCGGCTTCCCAGGGAGTATATCCTCAGTATGGCAGCAGGTCGGCCGGGTTGGCAGGCGGGGTAAGGAATCCCTGGCTCTATTAATAGCCGGGGATGACCCACTGGATCAATTCCTGGTTAAAAAACCGGATTATTTTTTTGCCCGGCCTTGTGAAAAGGCAGTTGTTAATCCCCAAAATCTTTCTTTTCTTACGGAACATTTGTTAATGGCAGCCAGGGAATTACCCATTTCAATACTGGATCGTGAGTATTGGGGCAAATCCCTGGATAAGGCCGTGGTGCTGCTTCGGGACAACCGATTATTTAAGATGCAAATGGTTCACGGGCAAAAGACTTATCTATTAAACAGAAGAGTACCGGTTTTTTCGCTGCGCGGGGACTCTCCTACCTATATCATTAGGACAGAGATGGGTAAAGTAATTGGTCGGACTACCTATGATGATGTGCTGGTTCAGCATTATCCCGGGGCAGTGTTTTTGCAAATGGGTAAGCAGTACCGGGTAAAACGGATCAATGTTGACAGTAAAGAAATTGTGGTGGAGGAATGTTCTTATTCCTGGCAAAATAAAAGAACTCGTCCTACCGTTCGTGTTGATGTTAGTATTAAGCAAGTGGAAGAAGCCAGGGCAGTAAAGGCTTTTTCTATTGCAACCGGTATTCTATGTATTGAGCGGCGTACAGTGAGCTTTAGTATTTATGAGTCAAGAGCCGGGAGAGGTGAAAAAAAGGTTGCCGTACAGCCGGTTAGTTTACCTTCTATAGATTTAGAGACAGTAGGTATTTGGGTTAAAATCCCGAATAAATTGGTGGAGCGATTGGGAAAAAATCTTTTAGAGCAAGCTCTTCATGGCGTGGAACACCTGCTGCGGGTGGTTTTGCCCTGGAAAGTAATGTGTGAAAGGAGCGATATTGGTGCACATCTAGCTATTAATTTTGAAGATGGGGCGGCACTTTTTCTTTATGATATTTATCCGGGAGGGGTCGGCTACTGTGAGGCGGCTTTTGAGATAATTGAAGACATCTTAAATGATGCTTTGAATATTATCGAATCTTGCAGTTGTAAAAGTGGTTGCCCTTCTTGTATTCATATTCCCCAGTGTGAGCAAAGAAATGCTGATTTAGATAAAGAAGCTGCCCGGGATTTACTGTTGTTAATGTTGGGCCGCGGAACAAAAAAAGAAACATCTTTTGTGCAGCGGACAATTGCTGCTGCGGGTAATGTTTTTGATCGGGCGGGTCTGCGGTTAGCTGCCCGCCGGCGAGAAAAGGAGAAACTGCATAAAACCGAACGTCTTAAAAAGCTGTAA
- the spoIIP gene encoding stage II sporulation protein P, which translates to MNDRLSKFVTIFLVVGILISLQPVVAFGAQEGALHKVGHCMDIVDKSGRVISKISHLVVPGDEIITCDGEHYRVVQVGAKRAEVRYLGRDEDYLTWCSYFKSASIPVSTSEWKNRPVGIYHTHTDESYLPSDGRSSIPFNGGIYEVGEKLSNSVKQLGVKILYDRTPHDPHDNMAYVRSRRTAVNLMKKNPVALFDVHRDGIPDPNFYRDRISGKDVSRLRLVIGRQNPKKSANLDFAKRLMAYANEKHPKIVKEIFIGTGNYNQDLMATALLIEAGTYTNQKGNAEEGISLLAEAVPVVLGLTGQDKRSITGNESENSHWWVSILLIFAVALGAGGFILLNSENSGEVLSRLQKRASQTYKRIRRRS; encoded by the coding sequence ATGAATGATAGGTTAAGCAAATTTGTCACAATATTTTTGGTTGTAGGTATTTTAATATCACTTCAACCGGTGGTAGCTTTTGGTGCTCAAGAAGGTGCTCTGCATAAGGTTGGGCATTGTATGGATATTGTTGATAAATCCGGACGGGTAATTAGTAAAATATCTCATCTGGTAGTACCCGGGGACGAAATCATTACCTGTGACGGGGAACATTACCGGGTTGTACAGGTTGGGGCAAAACGGGCAGAGGTTCGGTATTTAGGACGGGATGAAGATTACTTGACCTGGTGCAGCTATTTTAAAAGTGCGTCTATTCCTGTATCAACCTCCGAGTGGAAAAACCGTCCCGTGGGTATTTACCATACCCATACGGACGAATCTTACCTTCCCTCAGACGGGCGATCCTCCATCCCTTTTAATGGAGGAATTTACGAGGTAGGAGAAAAGTTATCTAATTCCGTAAAGCAGCTGGGAGTAAAAATTCTTTATGACCGGACTCCCCATGACCCGCATGATAACATGGCTTATGTGCGTTCACGACGGACAGCGGTAAATTTGATGAAAAAAAATCCGGTGGCCCTTTTTGACGTGCATCGGGATGGAATACCTGATCCTAATTTTTACCGCGATCGTATTTCCGGGAAAGATGTCAGCCGTCTACGTCTGGTTATAGGAAGACAAAACCCCAAAAAATCTGCTAATCTGGATTTTGCCAAGCGATTGATGGCTTATGCTAATGAAAAACATCCCAAAATAGTTAAGGAGATTTTTATTGGGACAGGCAATTACAATCAGGATTTAATGGCCACGGCTTTGTTGATTGAGGCAGGGACTTACACCAATCAAAAAGGAAATGCGGAAGAAGGAATTTCCCTATTGGCCGAGGCGGTTCCGGTTGTACTGGGTTTAACAGGACAAGATAAACGGAGTATTACCGGAAATGAGTCGGAAAATAGTCACTGGTGGGTTTCGATACTCCTTATATTTGCTGTTGCTTTAGGAGCAGGAGGATTTATACTTCTAAATTCGGAAAATAGCGGGGAGGTATTGAGTAGGTTACAAAAACGGGCTTCTCAAACTTACAAAAGAATAAGGCGTAGGTCGTAA